One part of the Microlunatus elymi genome encodes these proteins:
- a CDS encoding ArsA family ATPase, whose translation MINRALDLQATLDDRQTKIIICCGSGGVGKTTTSAALAVRAAEAGRKTVVLTIDPARRLAQSLGVGNLDNTPRPVQGIDTTAGGSLDAMMLDMKRTFDDVVTAHATPDKAEQIFANPFYQALSTSFSGTQEYMAMEKLGQLSAQAETDGSWDLIIVDTPPSRSALDFLDAPEHLAALLDGKFLRMLLTPAKGPFRLMSVGFNLVYSAMEKVLGAQIITDVKTFAAAFETLFGGFRARAQETLRLLSSEQTTFVVVATPEPDTLREANFFVDRLTESGLPLSGLVVNRTHASELEISAERALALAEDLQSSDQDQHPGQDQHRGQDQHRGQAQHPAEIAALRRHADRMRMIEREQRLLDRFRSSRPDVAMARVPALPRDVTDLDALRDVGTSLIDQQ comes from the coding sequence ATGATCAATCGGGCCCTCGACCTGCAGGCGACCCTGGACGATCGGCAGACCAAGATCATCATCTGCTGCGGCTCCGGCGGCGTCGGCAAGACCACCACCTCAGCCGCGCTGGCCGTGCGAGCCGCCGAGGCCGGCCGGAAGACGGTCGTGCTGACCATCGACCCGGCCCGCCGGCTGGCCCAGTCGCTCGGCGTCGGCAACCTGGACAACACGCCCCGCCCCGTACAAGGCATCGACACCACCGCCGGCGGATCGCTGGACGCGATGATGCTGGACATGAAGCGGACCTTCGACGACGTGGTCACCGCGCACGCCACACCGGACAAGGCCGAACAGATCTTCGCCAACCCCTTCTACCAGGCGTTGTCGACATCGTTCTCCGGGACCCAGGAATACATGGCCATGGAGAAGCTCGGCCAACTGTCCGCCCAGGCGGAGACCGACGGCAGTTGGGATCTGATCATCGTGGACACGCCACCATCGCGTTCCGCGCTGGATTTCCTGGACGCCCCGGAGCATTTGGCGGCCCTGCTGGACGGCAAGTTCCTGCGGATGCTGCTCACTCCGGCCAAGGGCCCGTTCCGGCTGATGAGCGTCGGCTTCAACCTCGTCTACTCGGCGATGGAGAAGGTGCTCGGCGCCCAGATCATCACCGACGTGAAGACCTTCGCGGCCGCCTTCGAGACCCTGTTCGGCGGGTTTCGGGCGCGCGCCCAGGAAACCCTGCGGCTGCTCAGCTCCGAGCAGACCACCTTCGTGGTGGTCGCGACGCCGGAGCCGGACACCCTGCGCGAGGCCAACTTCTTCGTCGACCGATTGACCGAATCAGGACTGCCGCTCTCCGGCCTCGTGGTCAACCGCACCCACGCCAGCGAGTTGGAGATCTCCGCCGAGCGCGCGTTGGCGCTCGCCGAAGACCTGCAGAGCTCCGATCAAGATCAGCATCCGGGCCAAGATCAACACCGGGGCCAAGATCAACACCGGGGCCAAGCTCAACACCCGGCTGAGATCGCCGCGCTGCGGCGGCATGCCGACCGGATGCGGATGATCGAACGCGAGCAGCGCCTGCTGGACCGATTCCGAAGTTCGCGACCCGACGTCGCGATGGCTCGGGTGCCG
- a CDS encoding ArsA family ATPase has product MTTVHRPSWLTPPPSDGPRHTLHIVSGKGGTGKTTIAGSLACALATDGRRVLLCEVEGRDAISQLFNTDSLRNRGERRLIKTPDGGTVYGLAMDPENALMEYLETFYHLGLAGKALDRFGVVDFATSIAPGLQDVLLTGKVYEVARRLIKGLPNAYDAVVLDAPPTGRIAKFLNVHDAVADLAKVGPIRGQADSINAVLHSEHTVVHLVTLLEDMPITETVEAIDDLTPTKIELGAVIANMITPTSLDQDQLALAAEHRLPIAVPGLSDVANKALADEFAVDAQRMLAEHQRRLRLQQLDRPLVQVDLDPFGIEVESLFGIAATLQDQLADEVRA; this is encoded by the coding sequence ATGACGACTGTGCACCGGCCGAGTTGGCTGACCCCGCCACCGTCCGACGGCCCGCGGCACACCCTGCATATCGTCAGCGGCAAGGGCGGCACCGGCAAGACCACCATCGCCGGTTCACTGGCCTGTGCGCTGGCCACCGACGGACGCCGGGTGTTGCTCTGCGAGGTCGAGGGCCGGGACGCGATCTCCCAACTCTTCAACACCGACTCGCTGCGCAATCGCGGCGAACGCCGGCTGATCAAGACGCCGGACGGCGGCACCGTCTACGGGCTGGCGATGGACCCCGAGAACGCGCTGATGGAGTATCTGGAGACCTTCTATCACCTCGGGCTGGCCGGCAAGGCACTGGATCGCTTCGGGGTGGTCGATTTCGCCACCTCGATCGCGCCCGGGCTGCAGGACGTACTCCTCACCGGCAAGGTGTACGAGGTCGCGCGCCGGTTGATCAAGGGCCTGCCGAACGCGTACGACGCCGTCGTGCTGGACGCCCCGCCGACCGGCCGGATCGCCAAATTCCTCAACGTGCACGACGCAGTCGCCGATCTGGCCAAGGTCGGCCCGATCCGCGGCCAGGCCGACTCGATCAACGCCGTACTGCATTCCGAGCACACCGTCGTCCACCTGGTCACCCTGCTGGAGGACATGCCGATCACCGAGACCGTCGAGGCCATCGACGACCTGACGCCGACCAAGATCGAATTGGGCGCGGTGATCGCCAACATGATCACACCGACGTCACTGGACCAAGATCAACTCGCGCTGGCGGCCGAACATCGGCTGCCGATCGCGGTGCCCGGACTGTCCGACGTCGCCAACAAGGCCTTGGCCGACGAATTCGCTGTCGACGCACAGCGGATGCTGGCCGAGCACCAACGACGGCTTCGCCTGCAGCAGCTCGACCGGCCACTGGTACAAGTTGATCTTGACCCGTTCGGCATCGAGGTGGAGTCGCTGTTCGGCATCGCCGCCACGCTGCAGGATCAGTTGGCCGACGAGGTGCGAGCATGA
- the npdG gene encoding NADPH-dependent F420 reductase, with the protein MTEGASTADPGHPGSIGILGGTGPQGRGLARRFAAAGYRVVIGSRSAERAAETAQQYAEIGDVSGAVNADAAAADLVIVAVPYDGHAELLTELAPKLASKIVVDCVNRIGFDKHGPYPVPVPAGSSAQEAAELLPDSTVIAAFHHVSSALLDDSDVDKIELDVLVLGEDRQAIGVVCDLAAAIPGARGIYGGRLRNAAQVEAFTANLIAINRRYKAHAGLRITDV; encoded by the coding sequence ATGACTGAAGGCGCCTCCACCGCTGATCCCGGGCACCCCGGGTCGATCGGGATCCTGGGCGGGACCGGTCCGCAGGGGCGCGGGTTGGCGCGTCGTTTCGCTGCGGCGGGCTATCGGGTGGTGATCGGTTCTCGCAGTGCCGAACGCGCGGCCGAGACGGCACAGCAGTACGCCGAGATAGGCGACGTCAGCGGCGCGGTGAACGCCGATGCCGCGGCGGCCGACCTGGTGATCGTGGCGGTCCCGTACGACGGCCACGCCGAGTTGCTGACCGAACTGGCGCCCAAGCTGGCCAGCAAGATCGTGGTCGACTGCGTGAACCGGATCGGCTTCGACAAGCACGGCCCGTACCCGGTCCCGGTGCCGGCCGGATCCAGCGCCCAGGAGGCCGCCGAGCTGCTGCCGGACTCGACGGTGATCGCAGCCTTCCACCACGTCAGTTCCGCCCTGCTGGACGACTCGGACGTGGACAAGATCGAATTGGACGTGCTGGTGCTCGGCGAGGACCGGCAGGCGATCGGTGTTGTCTGCGATCTCGCCGCGGCGATTCCCGGCGCCCGCGGCATCTACGGCGGCCGGCTGCGCAACGCGGCGCAGGTGGAGGCGTTCACCGCCAACCTGATCGCGATCAACCGGCGGTACAAGGCGCACGCCGGCCTGCGCATCACCGACGTCTGA
- a CDS encoding DUF4177 domain-containing protein: MTKWEYVTVPVLVHATKQILDNWGADGWELVQIVPGMNAENLVAYLKRPIEEPGSGSQG; encoded by the coding sequence ATGACGAAATGGGAGTACGTGACGGTGCCGGTGCTGGTGCATGCGACCAAGCAGATCCTGGACAACTGGGGTGCCGACGGCTGGGAGCTGGTGCAGATCGTTCCGGGGATGAACGCGGAGAATCTGGTCGCCTACCTGAAGCGGCCGATCGAGGAGCCCGGTTCGGGCAGCCAGGGCTGA
- a CDS encoding RidA family protein has translation MAGDVNQRLAELGLTLPDVASPIGSYRPAVVLDGLIYSSGQLPMVGGELTAVGKVGAEVSVDEASEAARIAALNAVAAAAAAVGGVDKISKIAKVVVFVASAPDFTAQPTVANGASDLLAAIFSEDGVHARSAVGVAALPLDAPVEVEIIGKVVY, from the coding sequence ATGGCCGGGGATGTGAACCAGCGGCTAGCCGAGCTCGGGCTGACGCTGCCGGACGTGGCGTCGCCGATCGGTTCCTACCGGCCGGCCGTGGTGCTCGACGGGTTGATCTACAGCTCGGGACAGTTGCCGATGGTCGGCGGCGAGCTCACCGCCGTCGGCAAGGTCGGCGCAGAGGTCTCGGTCGACGAAGCGAGCGAAGCAGCCCGAATCGCTGCCCTGAATGCGGTTGCGGCGGCCGCGGCTGCGGTCGGCGGGGTGGACAAGATCAGCAAGATCGCCAAGGTCGTGGTCTTCGTGGCCAGCGCCCCGGACTTCACCGCGCAACCGACGGTCGCCAACGGCGCCAGCGATCTGCTGGCCGCGATCTTCTCCGAAGACGGCGTGCATGCCCGCAGTGCGGTCGGCGTTGCCGCGCTGCCGCTGGACGCGCCGGTCGAGGTGGAGATCATCGGCAAGGTTGTTTATTGA
- a CDS encoding NUDIX hydrolase: MITSSRDVLSALDRRVPESVIAKIDSRADSVVVPHPAASVVLLRDHEGGVETYALHRHSRMPFAAGMVVFPGGRLDPVDGVLSAGYTPTSGPLLRCAVRETEEETGVRLEPEQLQPWAHWITPELEPRRYDTFFYLAELPVGQTAADISGETWKAEWRTPAALLAAADAGELALMPPTRSILIELDSFATVADALAGCPDRRVETVLPRVVRGPAGWIFDYSDLSVSGVVIATPPTDKSRDGDER; this comes from the coding sequence ATGATCACCTCGTCGCGGGATGTGCTGTCGGCGTTGGATCGGCGGGTGCCCGAGTCGGTGATCGCCAAGATCGACAGTCGGGCCGATTCGGTTGTCGTTCCGCATCCGGCGGCCAGCGTCGTGCTGTTGCGTGATCATGAAGGCGGCGTCGAGACGTACGCCCTGCATCGGCACAGCCGGATGCCGTTCGCGGCCGGCATGGTGGTCTTCCCTGGTGGTCGGCTGGACCCGGTCGACGGCGTACTGTCCGCCGGCTACACACCGACCTCCGGTCCGTTGCTGCGCTGCGCGGTCCGAGAGACCGAGGAGGAGACCGGAGTCCGGCTCGAACCCGAGCAGCTGCAGCCGTGGGCACACTGGATCACTCCCGAGCTGGAACCGCGCCGCTACGACACCTTCTTTTATCTGGCCGAACTGCCGGTCGGACAGACGGCCGCCGACATCTCCGGCGAGACCTGGAAGGCGGAATGGCGTACGCCGGCAGCGCTGCTGGCGGCTGCTGACGCCGGCGAGTTGGCGCTGATGCCGCCGACCCGCTCGATCTTGATCGAGCTGGATTCGTTCGCGACGGTCGCCGACGCGCTGGCCGGCTGTCCGGACCGGCGGGTCGAGACCGTACTGCCGCGGGTGGTTCGCGGACCGGCGGGTTGGATCTTCGACTACTCCGACTTGTCAGTCTCTGGTGTCGTTATAGCAACACCACCGACTGACAAGTCAAGAGACGGCGATGAGCGATGA
- a CDS encoding MBL fold metallo-hydrolase, producing the protein MTLDGTNTWVIGDPAHIAPVIIDPGPLDQDHLERVLEIAGGQASAVWLTHRHHDHSDGAARMAELAGCQVMAADPAFASDQDCELEDGYHLDLGELALTAVETPGHTSDSTSFLITGRHQPAMLITGDMVLGRGTTVITHPDGDLADYFESLQTMINIVDDHGVAELLPGHGDRVGDPAGVLRYYRTHRQQRLDQVRAALDSGARAPMDVVRIVYADTDPGLWPAAEQSVRAQLAYLQRS; encoded by the coding sequence ATGACCCTGGACGGGACGAACACTTGGGTGATCGGCGATCCGGCCCACATCGCTCCGGTGATCATCGATCCGGGCCCGCTCGACCAAGATCATCTGGAACGGGTACTGGAGATCGCCGGCGGTCAGGCCAGCGCAGTCTGGCTTACCCATCGACATCATGATCATTCCGACGGCGCCGCTCGGATGGCCGAGCTGGCGGGCTGCCAGGTGATGGCCGCCGATCCGGCGTTCGCCAGTGATCAGGACTGCGAGCTCGAGGACGGATACCATCTCGATCTTGGTGAGCTTGCATTGACGGCAGTGGAGACGCCCGGACACACCAGCGATTCGACCTCGTTCTTGATCACCGGGCGACACCAGCCGGCGATGTTGATCACCGGCGACATGGTGCTCGGCCGCGGGACCACGGTGATCACCCATCCCGACGGTGATCTTGCCGACTACTTCGAGTCCCTGCAGACCATGATCAACATCGTTGATGATCATGGCGTGGCCGAGTTGCTGCCCGGCCACGGTGATCGGGTTGGTGACCCGGCCGGGGTGTTGCGCTACTACCGGACCCATCGGCAACAGCGGCTGGATCAGGTGCGGGCGGCGCTGGACTCCGGCGCCCGGGCGCCGATGGACGTGGTCCGGATCGTCTACGCCGACACCGATCCGGGACTGTGGCCGGCCGCGGAGCAGTCCGTCCGCGCACAGCTTGCCTATCTGCAAAGGTCCTGA